In a genomic window of Kaistia algarum:
- a CDS encoding CHASE2 domain-containing protein — translation MRIAALGAWNQLGSWKTRHPVLFELSISILLGILIEIALLAFQPPTLLIVRRVADDTADRMIRLAERTTDRIAASPAFTFLDIDDATWAEWGWPLVTPRGKIEALLERVAGSGPLAILLDVDLAFPGDKDEEASLHDFLAAYAPTSPPLVLVRSMIDTPSGKLPLLRPTDYDDAVAGKANIVFASPLFERDGDGKIRRWRLLAEACEGNRPMVVPSMHLAGAMIARQAIHGPPPGVPAPALQRMDRNLAAFVPANCAARAVEREGELDDWPASIPIAVAPEDVSKRVIYRVGWEKGTVGLGPLVDSPAGGETQLVAVRPARLALAADPGAPLPGIAGRIVIIGGSFSGSGDWHDTPIGRMPGSLLLVNAVEALTQNGTPREPSAAERLAISLMIIVAASLLTSFLRPTVAAWALAFGIVLLMIVSIGRFKSGVMLDLAVPAVGAVMHDIGESLIAMARDIRAQGWRWILKSHGHARPIASGHDRDDMQHDVPSIGEGGTK, via the coding sequence ATGCGGATTGCGGCGCTCGGAGCCTGGAATCAGCTCGGGTCCTGGAAGACGCGCCATCCGGTGCTCTTCGAGCTGTCGATATCGATCCTGCTCGGCATCCTGATCGAGATCGCACTGCTCGCCTTCCAGCCGCCGACCCTGCTGATCGTCCGCCGCGTCGCTGACGATACCGCAGACCGGATGATCCGCCTTGCCGAACGCACAACCGACCGCATTGCCGCGTCGCCGGCCTTCACCTTTCTCGACATCGATGACGCGACATGGGCGGAGTGGGGCTGGCCTCTGGTCACTCCGCGCGGCAAGATCGAGGCGCTTCTCGAACGCGTGGCCGGGTCCGGGCCGCTGGCGATCCTCCTCGATGTCGACCTCGCCTTTCCAGGCGACAAGGACGAGGAGGCCTCGCTCCACGATTTTCTCGCCGCCTATGCGCCGACCTCGCCCCCATTGGTGCTCGTCCGCTCGATGATCGACACGCCGAGTGGGAAGCTGCCGCTGTTGCGCCCGACCGACTATGACGACGCTGTGGCGGGCAAGGCGAATATCGTCTTTGCCTCGCCGCTCTTCGAACGCGATGGCGACGGCAAGATCCGGCGCTGGCGACTTCTCGCCGAGGCCTGCGAGGGCAACAGGCCCATGGTCGTGCCGTCCATGCATCTTGCCGGAGCCATGATCGCGAGGCAGGCGATCCATGGGCCGCCGCCTGGCGTTCCCGCCCCGGCGCTGCAGCGTATGGACCGGAACCTCGCTGCTTTCGTCCCGGCGAATTGCGCCGCACGCGCGGTCGAGCGCGAAGGCGAACTCGACGATTGGCCGGCCTCGATCCCGATCGCCGTCGCGCCGGAGGATGTCAGCAAGCGCGTGATCTACCGCGTCGGCTGGGAGAAGGGCACGGTCGGCCTCGGACCGCTGGTCGACAGCCCCGCTGGCGGCGAGACGCAGCTCGTCGCGGTGCGACCGGCCCGTCTGGCGCTGGCAGCTGATCCGGGGGCGCCGCTGCCGGGTATCGCCGGCCGCATCGTGATCATCGGCGGCAGCTTCTCCGGCAGCGGAGACTGGCACGACACGCCGATCGGGCGCATGCCGGGTTCGTTGCTGCTGGTCAATGCCGTCGAAGCGCTGACGCAGAACGGCACGCCGCGCGAGCCATCGGCGGCCGAGCGGCTCGCAATCAGCCTGATGATCATCGTCGCTGCCTCGCTTCTGACCTCGTTCCTGCGTCCCACCGTTGCTGCCTGGGCGCTCGCCTTCGGCATCGTGCTCCTGATGATCGTGTCGATCGGACGCTTCAAATCCGGCGTCATGCTCGATCTCGCCGTACCAGCGGTCGGTGCGGTGATGCACGATATCGGGGAATCGCTGATCGCCATGGCGCGCGACATTCGCGCCCAGGGCTGGCGCTGGATCCTGAAGTCACATGGTCACGCGCGGCCCATTGCGTCCGGCCACGACCGTGATGATATGCAGCATGACGTTCCGTCCATCGGGGAGGGGGGTACGAAATGA
- a CDS encoding DUF3309 family protein yields the protein MSMILLVIVLILLFGGGGYYGYSRHGGRGLGGVLGLILIILILVWLFGGVRL from the coding sequence ATGTCGATGATTCTGCTGGTCATAGTGTTGATCCTGCTATTCGGCGGCGGCGGCTATTATGGCTATAGCCGCCATGGCGGACGCGGACTGGGCGGTGTCCTCGGGCTCATTCTGATCATCCTCATTCTGGTCTGGCTCTTTGGCGGCGTCCGCCTCTGA
- a CDS encoding ABC transporter permease → MSATSVPAETVPLGKRVRRFMSDRPLVPLVILLVLLVVVLQILRPGIVNERWIANTVKFAIPLAILAGCQTMAMLTGGIDLSVGTVATMAAFIVSTQAAEHGPVIGIAIALVPALLIGLANGIGVGIFRVHPLIMTLGTSLVGIGCLQVYQRTVIATGTKVPPGLAWLGTGTTGGFPNALLLFIPVAALILFVLNRTGFGRLLYAVGDNERAARLSGVVYWQVILTLYVGSSLLAGIAGLLYVGLIKAPSLSLADPLVLPSVAAAVIGGTSIFGGRGGYTGTIIGALILTVLTTLLTILQMPEGARRILFGLIVLLVTAAYLRIVEDR, encoded by the coding sequence ATGAGCGCGACATCCGTCCCAGCCGAGACCGTGCCCCTTGGCAAACGCGTCCGCCGCTTCATGAGCGACCGGCCGCTGGTTCCGCTCGTCATTCTGCTCGTCCTGCTGGTCGTCGTGCTGCAGATCCTGCGGCCCGGCATCGTCAATGAGCGCTGGATCGCCAATACGGTGAAGTTCGCGATTCCGCTCGCGATTCTCGCCGGCTGCCAGACCATGGCGATGCTCACCGGTGGCATTGATCTTTCGGTCGGCACGGTCGCGACTATGGCGGCCTTCATCGTCTCCACCCAGGCGGCCGAGCATGGCCCGGTCATCGGTATCGCGATCGCACTTGTCCCAGCTCTCTTGATCGGCCTTGCCAATGGCATCGGCGTCGGCATCTTCCGCGTTCACCCGCTGATCATGACGCTCGGCACCAGCCTCGTCGGAATTGGATGCTTGCAGGTCTACCAGCGCACAGTCATCGCCACCGGAACCAAGGTGCCGCCCGGCCTCGCCTGGCTCGGCACTGGGACTACGGGCGGTTTCCCGAACGCCCTCCTGCTGTTTATTCCCGTCGCGGCGCTGATCCTCTTCGTGCTGAACCGCACCGGCTTCGGCCGGCTGCTCTATGCAGTCGGCGACAATGAGCGCGCGGCGCGGCTCTCAGGCGTCGTCTACTGGCAGGTCATTTTGACGCTCTATGTCGGCTCATCGCTTCTGGCCGGTATCGCCGGGCTGCTCTATGTCGGACTGATCAAGGCGCCGTCGCTGTCGCTCGCCGATCCGCTGGTTCTGCCCTCCGTCGCCGCGGCTGTGATCGGCGGCACCTCGATCTTCGGCGGGCGCGGCGGCTATACCGGCACCATCATCGGCGCCCTGATCCTGACCGTGCTGACGACGTTGCTCACCATCCTGCAAATGCCCGAAGGGGCGCGCCGGATCCTGTTCGGCCTGATCGTGCTGCTCGTGACGGCCGCCTATCTGCGGATCGTCGAGGACCGCTGA
- a CDS encoding ABC transporter permease produces the protein MTRLIRRNGWVAGLIFLFLALAVTTRLIQPDYGAGDFGSLMRAVLPYAFAVAAQTVVVIAGGIDLSVAAMMAVTSVTAAAMMNGASESYALFVVPFVLLLGLGLGALNGVLIVVTRVPDIVVTLSTLFVFQGVALLILGAPGGAAAEWLKAMIVGTVPIPFLPESVTAWVPKALIVLVVCLVVVWVPLRRSQLGLSMYAIGSSELAAFRSGVSVARTKIAAYAFGGLFAAMGGLSLTLSTGIGAPIPGPYLLASVAAVVLGGVTLGGGRGGLLGPIIAVIVLRLVRTDLTLLAVDPNATSIIEGLIMVVVVMFGAFIAMRSKAR, from the coding sequence ATGACCCGCCTCATCCGCCGCAATGGCTGGGTCGCCGGCCTCATCTTTCTTTTCCTGGCGCTGGCTGTCACGACCCGGCTGATCCAGCCGGATTATGGCGCGGGTGATTTCGGCTCGCTGATGCGCGCCGTGCTTCCCTATGCGTTCGCGGTTGCCGCGCAGACCGTCGTGGTGATCGCCGGCGGCATCGACCTTTCCGTAGCGGCGATGATGGCCGTGACCTCGGTCACGGCGGCGGCGATGATGAATGGCGCCAGCGAATCCTATGCGCTCTTCGTCGTGCCCTTCGTGCTGTTGCTCGGGCTCGGCCTCGGCGCCCTGAACGGCGTCCTGATTGTCGTCACGCGCGTGCCGGACATTGTCGTGACGCTCTCGACCTTGTTCGTTTTCCAAGGCGTGGCGCTGCTCATTCTAGGCGCGCCCGGCGGCGCGGCGGCCGAATGGCTGAAGGCGATGATCGTTGGAACCGTGCCGATCCCCTTCCTGCCCGAGAGCGTCACAGCCTGGGTTCCGAAGGCCCTGATTGTGCTCGTTGTCTGCCTGGTCGTCGTCTGGGTTCCCTTGCGCCGCTCGCAGCTTGGCCTTTCCATGTACGCCATCGGCTCCAGCGAACTCGCCGCGTTCCGCAGCGGCGTCTCCGTGGCGCGGACCAAGATCGCCGCCTATGCCTTTGGCGGCCTCTTCGCCGCCATGGGCGGATTGTCCCTGACGCTCTCGACCGGCATCGGCGCGCCGATCCCCGGACCCTATCTGCTTGCATCCGTCGCGGCCGTCGTGCTCGGCGGGGTCACGCTTGGCGGCGGGCGGGGCGGTCTGCTCGGTCCGATCATCGCGGTGATCGTGCTGCGCCTGGTCCGCACCGACCTGACACTGCTGGCGGTCGATCCGAACGCGACCTCCATCATCGAGGGGCTCATCATGGTGGTGGTGGTGATGTTCGGCGCGTTCATCGCGATGCGCAGCAAGGCGAGATGA
- a CDS encoding sugar ABC transporter ATP-binding protein, protein MTSNPLLDATGVAKNYGAVAALRNASLSVLPGEVHALMGANGAGKSTLVKILTGAVRPNGGRILIRGEARDFHSPAAARRAGLVPVYQEPSLIPDLDIASNLRLTRTPVEPFAQWVRELGVPDLDLSVVARDVPLAIQRVLDLARALAVEPDVLLLDEMTAALPADLAERVIDVVRRQSETGRSVIFISHRFVEIAAMCDRATVLRDGETVGVVQIEPGVEERIVDLMLGGKIEKTKTFAPSEIRHAAPSGTPRLVVRNLSVGKLEDVSFDLAHGEVAGVVALEGQGQDELFEALAGARLPSGGTIEVDGVGMRFAHPADAIRAGLALVPGDRSEALLMHRSVRENIALPFSAPFRRWGPIPLKRERETVSAAIARLQIDTRAQREVQRLSGGNQQKVTIARWIAAGTRTILCFDPTRGIDVRTKREIYRLMRELADQGFSVLYYTSELEEVQRVCDRAIVIFGGRVVDILPIEIADEAALTRAAYGLPRQSRAAS, encoded by the coding sequence GTGACATCCAATCCCCTCCTGGACGCCACCGGCGTCGCGAAGAACTACGGCGCCGTCGCCGCGCTGCGCAATGCCTCGCTCTCGGTGCTGCCAGGCGAGGTACATGCGCTCATGGGGGCGAACGGCGCCGGCAAATCGACGCTGGTCAAGATCCTGACCGGTGCCGTCCGGCCGAATGGCGGCCGTATCCTGATCCGCGGCGAGGCGCGCGACTTTCATTCGCCGGCCGCCGCGCGCCGGGCCGGGCTGGTTCCGGTCTATCAGGAACCCTCGCTGATCCCCGATCTCGACATCGCCTCCAATCTCCGGCTGACGCGCACGCCGGTCGAGCCCTTCGCGCAGTGGGTGCGCGAACTCGGCGTGCCTGACCTCGATCTGTCCGTCGTGGCGCGCGACGTGCCGCTCGCGATCCAGCGGGTGCTGGATCTCGCCCGTGCGCTCGCCGTCGAACCTGACGTACTGCTGCTCGACGAGATGACGGCGGCGCTGCCGGCCGATCTGGCCGAGCGTGTCATCGACGTCGTCCGTCGTCAGAGCGAGACTGGTCGGTCGGTGATCTTCATCTCGCACCGCTTCGTCGAGATCGCGGCGATGTGCGACCGCGCCACCGTGCTGCGCGATGGCGAGACCGTCGGCGTCGTCCAGATCGAGCCGGGCGTCGAGGAACGCATCGTCGACTTGATGCTCGGTGGAAAAATCGAGAAGACCAAGACCTTCGCGCCTTCGGAAATACGTCATGCCGCGCCCTCCGGTACGCCCCGCCTCGTCGTGCGCAACCTGTCCGTCGGCAAGCTGGAGGATGTCTCCTTCGATCTGGCCCATGGCGAGGTGGCGGGTGTCGTGGCGCTGGAAGGGCAGGGTCAGGACGAGTTGTTCGAAGCGTTGGCCGGCGCCCGCCTTCCCTCGGGCGGAACGATCGAGGTTGACGGGGTAGGCATGCGCTTCGCCCATCCCGCCGATGCGATCCGCGCCGGCCTCGCGCTCGTGCCCGGCGATCGCTCCGAGGCGCTGCTGATGCACCGCTCGGTGCGGGAGAATATCGCGCTGCCCTTCAGCGCGCCCTTTCGTCGCTGGGGCCCGATCCCGCTCAAGCGCGAGCGCGAGACCGTCAGCGCCGCGATCGCGCGGCTGCAGATCGACACGCGGGCGCAACGCGAGGTCCAGCGCCTCTCCGGCGGCAACCAGCAGAAGGTGACCATTGCCCGCTGGATCGCCGCGGGGACGCGCACCATCCTGTGCTTCGACCCGACGCGGGGCATCGACGTGCGCACCAAGCGTGAGATCTACCGGTTGATGCGCGAACTCGCGGATCAGGGTTTTTCCGTCCTCTACTACACCTCCGAACTGGAGGAGGTGCAGCGCGTCTGCGATCGCGCCATCGTCATCTTCGGCGGCCGCGTGGTCGATATCCTGCCGATCGAGATCGCGGACGAGGCGGCACTGACACGTGCCGCCTATGGATTGCCGCGCCAGAGCAGGGCGGCGTCATGA
- a CDS encoding ABC transporter substrate-binding protein yields the protein MKKSSFVLPLVAAALLASAGVAAAKEYTIGISNTVQGNGWREEMICAMKAEALASGKVAKLNIAHRNTDAAGQLEDVRNLISAGVDAIVVNPADPAGINAALKEATAKGIVVVAVDQAVTEPSAYVISNNQEEYAYLGAKWLFNQIGGKGGVVYMRGAAGASADSDRDKGFKRALAEFPDVKVVHEVFTGWQQDQGKQQILDFIATGTPFQGIWTSGIDNVIVDALVESQATMVPVVGADNAGFVGQLSSVNGLVGAAVTNPGSIGGAGVALALQILDGKKPDQQIVLVNPEIWENATDAGKAKLKAAADPSLSPEWPVSISIPDWTHYTKDQIVACKGPGE from the coding sequence ATGAAGAAGTCGAGTTTCGTATTGCCGCTCGTCGCCGCCGCGCTGCTGGCGTCGGCCGGGGTCGCCGCAGCCAAGGAATACACGATCGGCATCTCGAATACGGTGCAGGGCAATGGCTGGCGCGAGGAAATGATCTGCGCGATGAAGGCCGAGGCGCTCGCCTCGGGCAAGGTTGCCAAGCTCAACATCGCGCACCGCAATACCGATGCCGCCGGCCAGCTTGAGGATGTCCGCAATCTGATCAGCGCGGGCGTCGACGCCATCGTCGTCAATCCAGCCGATCCGGCGGGCATCAATGCCGCGCTGAAGGAAGCGACTGCCAAGGGCATCGTCGTCGTCGCCGTCGACCAGGCCGTGACCGAGCCTTCCGCCTATGTCATCTCCAACAACCAGGAAGAATACGCTTATCTCGGCGCCAAATGGCTGTTCAACCAGATCGGCGGCAAGGGCGGCGTCGTCTATATGCGCGGCGCGGCGGGCGCATCGGCCGACAGCGACCGCGACAAGGGCTTCAAGCGGGCGCTAGCCGAGTTCCCAGACGTCAAGGTCGTGCATGAGGTCTTCACCGGCTGGCAGCAGGACCAGGGCAAGCAGCAGATCCTCGACTTCATCGCCACCGGCACGCCGTTCCAGGGCATCTGGACGTCGGGCATCGACAATGTGATCGTCGACGCGCTGGTGGAATCGCAGGCGACGATGGTGCCCGTCGTCGGTGCCGACAATGCCGGCTTTGTCGGGCAGCTCTCCTCGGTCAACGGCCTCGTCGGCGCAGCGGTGACCAATCCTGGCTCGATCGGCGGTGCCGGCGTCGCGCTGGCGCTGCAGATCCTCGACGGCAAGAAGCCGGATCAACAGATCGTGCTCGTCAATCCCGAGATCTGGGAAAACGCCACGGATGCAGGCAAGGCCAAGCTGAAGGCCGCTGCCGATCCGTCGCTCTCGCCCGAATGGCCGGTCTCGATCTCGATCCCCGACTGGACCCACTACACCAAGGACCAGATCGTCGCCTGCAAGGGTCCGGGCGAATAG
- a CDS encoding sugar phosphate isomerase/epimerase family protein, which yields MKLGLLTAPFPDLSLLDVADWANSVGFDVLEVACWPHSAGPSRRYAGTSHIDVAGLSVTQGQEIVAALAEKNIAISALGYYPNPLHPDPAHREAVIGHLKEVIIAAGRMGVSVVNTFCGGDASKNVDQNWAEALKIWPDIVAHARDHGVRLAFENCPMIFSRDEWPGGHNIAYSPNVWRRILDAFSGEVGMNFDPSHLIWQMIDMERFIREFGPHMLHVHAKDLMIDRDGLYEHGILSAGIGWQVPRMPGLGEVDWRVFFSGLYRAGYDGPVVIEHEDRQFEGSDDKVKRGFQIARDVLQPYVK from the coding sequence ATGAAACTGGGTCTGCTGACCGCGCCGTTTCCAGATTTGTCGCTGCTGGATGTCGCGGACTGGGCGAATTCGGTCGGGTTTGACGTGCTCGAAGTCGCCTGCTGGCCGCATAGCGCTGGTCCGAGCCGCCGCTATGCCGGGACGAGCCATATCGACGTGGCCGGACTATCGGTGACGCAGGGACAAGAGATTGTCGCCGCTCTTGCCGAGAAGAACATCGCGATCTCGGCGCTCGGCTACTATCCCAATCCGCTCCATCCCGATCCGGCGCATCGCGAGGCGGTGATTGGCCATCTGAAAGAGGTCATCATCGCGGCGGGACGCATGGGAGTCTCCGTCGTCAACACCTTCTGCGGCGGCGATGCCTCGAAGAACGTCGACCAGAACTGGGCCGAGGCGCTGAAGATCTGGCCGGATATCGTCGCCCATGCCCGGGACCACGGCGTCCGGCTGGCATTCGAGAACTGCCCGATGATCTTCAGCCGCGACGAGTGGCCGGGCGGGCACAACATTGCCTATTCCCCGAATGTCTGGCGGCGCATCCTTGATGCGTTCAGCGGCGAGGTGGGCATGAATTTCGATCCCTCGCATCTCATCTGGCAGATGATCGACATGGAGCGCTTCATCCGCGAGTTCGGCCCGCATATGTTGCATGTCCATGCCAAGGACCTGATGATCGACCGCGACGGGCTCTATGAACACGGCATTCTCTCGGCCGGCATCGGCTGGCAGGTGCCGCGCATGCCGGGGCTCGGCGAGGTCGACTGGCGGGTGTTTTTCTCAGGCCTCTATCGTGCCGGCTATGACGGGCCGGTGGTGATCGAGCATGAGGACCGCCAGTTCGAGGGGAGCGACGACAAGGTCAAGCGCGGCTTCCAGATCGCGCGGGACGTGTTGCAGCCCTATGTAAAGTGA
- a CDS encoding mannitol dehydrogenase family protein → MSAALQTGEALGSALLGRLPAGVAGPAYDRSALRPGIAHIGVGAFHRAHQAEFTEDLLAVEFGRWGIVGINIRPPLIIGTLGRQNGLYTRLLRENERVEARVIGSLLRVVDSQDRAEPALAVLASPEIDLISLTVTEKGYCHRPASGELDEAHPDILHDLAYPETPRSVPGLILRAMELRRCSHDRPVTVMSCDNIPSNGAILERVVTTLAERRGGGIADWIARNAAFPSTMVDRIVPATSAADIDFVEQNLGYRDDGVVVGEPFRQWVIENRFAGRFPAYDRVGASIVDDVEAFEHLKMRILNGAQTTLSYLGVLAGHEYSFDDMADPLLASFIRRMLVEESLPTLQPIPGVSPEAYVEQSLSRLTNTAIRHRNHQIATDGSQKIVQRILSPIRERLARGHGIALLSVPVAAWMTYLIRASERFGRAWRVEDPYAARIAAIADRIGNDPKALSEAVLAIDAIFVPELSENPVFRASVAERLAGLLSADPIGYLRTICEAQETIGRKG, encoded by the coding sequence TTGAGCGCCGCCTTGCAGACAGGCGAGGCCCTCGGGAGCGCGCTACTCGGCCGCCTGCCGGCCGGCGTCGCTGGCCCGGCCTATGACCGCTCGGCGCTTCGTCCCGGCATCGCCCATATCGGCGTCGGCGCGTTTCATCGTGCGCATCAGGCCGAGTTCACGGAGGATCTTCTCGCCGTGGAATTCGGCCGCTGGGGCATCGTCGGCATCAACATCCGCCCGCCGCTGATCATCGGCACGCTCGGCCGGCAGAATGGGCTCTATACGCGGCTGCTGCGCGAGAACGAGCGGGTCGAAGCGCGGGTGATCGGCAGCCTCCTGCGCGTAGTCGACAGCCAGGATCGTGCCGAACCGGCGCTCGCCGTGCTGGCGTCGCCAGAGATAGACCTGATCTCGCTGACGGTGACGGAGAAGGGTTATTGCCACCGGCCGGCGAGCGGGGAACTCGACGAGGCCCATCCCGATATCCTGCACGACCTCGCTTATCCCGAAACTCCGCGCAGCGTGCCGGGCCTCATCCTCAGGGCGATGGAACTGCGCCGGTGCTCGCATGACCGGCCCGTGACGGTCATGAGCTGCGACAACATCCCGTCGAATGGGGCGATCCTCGAACGGGTCGTCACGACGCTCGCCGAGCGCCGGGGTGGCGGCATCGCCGACTGGATCGCCCGCAACGCCGCCTTCCCCTCGACCATGGTCGACCGCATCGTTCCGGCGACGTCTGCCGCCGATATCGACTTCGTCGAGCAGAATCTTGGCTATCGCGATGATGGCGTCGTCGTCGGCGAGCCGTTCCGGCAATGGGTGATCGAGAACCGCTTCGCCGGGCGGTTCCCGGCTTATGACCGCGTCGGTGCTTCGATCGTGGACGATGTTGAGGCGTTCGAGCATCTGAAGATGCGCATCCTGAACGGCGCGCAGACGACGCTTTCCTATCTCGGTGTCCTGGCGGGACATGAGTATAGCTTCGACGACATGGCCGACCCGCTGCTGGCCAGCTTCATCCGCCGCATGCTGGTCGAGGAGAGCCTGCCGACCTTGCAGCCGATCCCGGGCGTCTCGCCGGAGGCCTATGTCGAGCAGAGCCTTAGCCGGCTTACCAACACCGCGATCCGGCACCGGAACCACCAGATCGCGACCGATGGCTCGCAGAAGATCGTCCAGCGCATCCTGAGCCCGATCCGCGAACGGCTGGCGCGCGGGCACGGCATCGCGCTGCTTTCCGTGCCGGTCGCCGCATGGATGACCTATCTGATCCGCGCCTCCGAACGCTTCGGCAGGGCGTGGCGGGTGGAGGATCCCTATGCCGCGCGGATCGCGGCGATCGCCGACCGGATCGGCAACGATCCAAAGGCGCTGTCGGAGGCGGTTCTTGCCATCGACGCGATTTTCGTTCCGGAACTCTCGGAGAACCCGGTGTTCCGCGCGTCGGTCGCTGAGCGGCTGGCGGGTCTGCTTTCGGCGGATCCAATCGGCTATCTGCGGACGATCTGCGAGGCGCAAGAGACAATAGGGAGGAAGGGATGA
- a CDS encoding MurR/RpiR family transcriptional regulator, whose translation MVESEPKAAKKASGRVALGYAKPNSYEELRAVLASGTLHFPKRLRQVAIFLWQHPGEVALGTIVQVAEKAGVQPSTLVRFAQIFGYAGFSDFQALFKAHVKASWPDAPGGEGGGRPIMDDSNPDLHFLKGLVAASQASLARIGESFDADRFAAMIDILAGADLVYLVGSKRAFPVTAYLSLTLSQQGVRNVLVDNVGSAALDQIGCIGTGDAVLAVSFSPYNSITPDLVAIAHERNARIVTITDSTFSPLVPLSDAWVEVVESEFGGFRSLAASLAAGMALVHGVVARRAG comes from the coding sequence ATGGTGGAAAGCGAGCCGAAGGCGGCGAAAAAGGCGAGCGGGCGGGTCGCGCTCGGCTATGCCAAGCCGAACAGCTACGAAGAACTGCGCGCCGTGCTCGCCTCGGGCACGTTACATTTCCCGAAGCGCTTGCGGCAGGTCGCGATTTTCCTGTGGCAGCATCCCGGCGAGGTCGCGCTCGGCACGATCGTGCAGGTGGCGGAGAAGGCCGGCGTCCAGCCCTCGACGCTGGTGCGCTTCGCGCAGATCTTCGGCTATGCCGGCTTCTCGGATTTCCAGGCGCTGTTCAAGGCGCATGTGAAGGCCTCCTGGCCGGATGCGCCCGGCGGCGAGGGGGGAGGGCGTCCGATTATGGACGATTCGAATCCCGACCTTCATTTCCTCAAAGGGTTGGTCGCTGCGTCGCAGGCCTCGCTGGCCCGGATCGGCGAGAGCTTCGACGCCGATCGTTTCGCGGCGATGATCGACATCCTCGCCGGCGCCGACCTGGTCTATCTCGTCGGCAGCAAGCGCGCCTTTCCGGTGACCGCCTATCTGTCGCTGACGCTGTCGCAGCAGGGCGTGCGCAACGTTCTCGTCGACAATGTCGGCTCGGCCGCGCTCGACCAGATCGGCTGTATCGGCACGGGCGACGCGGTGCTGGCCGTAAGCTTCAGCCCTTACAATTCGATCACGCCTGACCTCGTCGCCATCGCCCATGAGCGCAACGCGCGGATCGTCACCATCACCGACAGCACCTTCAGCCCGCTGGTGCCGCTCTCCGATGCCTGGGTGGAGGTGGTCGAGTCCGAATTCGGCGGCTTCCGCTCGCTTGCCGCCTCGCTTGCTGCCGGCATGGCCCTCGTCCATGGCGTCGTCGCTCGCCGGGCAGGGTAA
- a CDS encoding Gfo/Idh/MocA family protein has protein sequence MVYATADGSAGSRLRVGMVGGGRNAFIGAVHRFAIRLDDQIMLVAGALSSDPANAAASASDLGLAPDRSYTDYREMARAEAARPDGIEAVVIVTPNHLHAPIATAFLEAGIDVICDKPLSTTLEEARALVALSRARDRKLLVTLNNTGYAMVRQAREMVAAGELGRIVAIHAAYIQDWLTQPIDADGQKQAEWRTDPARAGQSAVLADIGVHAFNLACFVSGEQAESVAADLFTAVPGRRLDDNANVMVRWTGGARGTLLASQTSPGHYNDLSLRIYGEKAGLEWRGADPETLRFSPFGEDSRTIIRGGHGSTAEARRVSRMPAAHPEGYIEAFANLYRDAAEIILSHRAGGTPDAALLARVPDVVDGARGVQFVAAAVESNAAGGSWTDARFD, from the coding sequence ATGGTCTATGCGACAGCCGATGGGTCCGCGGGCTCGCGCCTGCGTGTTGGCATGGTCGGCGGCGGGCGGAACGCCTTTATCGGCGCCGTGCACCGCTTCGCGATCCGGCTCGATGACCAGATCATGCTCGTCGCCGGCGCGCTATCGTCCGACCCGGCCAATGCCGCAGCCTCGGCCTCCGATCTCGGGTTGGCGCCCGATCGCAGCTATACGGATTATCGCGAGATGGCCCGCGCCGAGGCGGCTCGGCCGGACGGGATCGAGGCGGTCGTGATCGTCACGCCGAACCATCTGCATGCGCCCATCGCCACCGCCTTCCTAGAAGCCGGCATCGACGTCATCTGCGACAAGCCGCTGTCGACGACGCTGGAAGAAGCCCGAGCCCTCGTCGCGCTCAGCCGGGCAAGAGACCGCAAGCTCCTCGTGACGCTCAACAATACTGGCTACGCCATGGTCCGTCAGGCCCGCGAGATGGTTGCCGCCGGCGAACTTGGCCGGATCGTCGCGATCCATGCCGCCTATATCCAGGACTGGCTGACCCAGCCGATCGATGCCGACGGGCAGAAGCAGGCCGAATGGCGCACCGACCCGGCCCGTGCCGGCCAATCGGCGGTGCTGGCCGATATCGGCGTCCACGCCTTCAACCTCGCCTGCTTCGTCTCCGGCGAGCAGGCGGAGAGTGTCGCGGCCGATCTGTTCACCGCCGTGCCTGGCCGGAGGCTCGATGACAACGCCAATGTGATGGTGCGCTGGACAGGCGGGGCGCGGGGAACGCTCCTCGCCAGCCAGACCTCGCCAGGGCATTATAACGACCTCTCCCTGCGCATCTATGGCGAGAAGGCCGGACTCGAATGGCGCGGCGCCGATCCGGAGACGCTGCGCTTTTCGCCCTTCGGCGAGGACAGCCGCACCATTATCCGTGGCGGCCATGGCTCGACGGCGGAGGCTCGCCGCGTCTCGCGCATGCCAGCCGCCCATCCCGAGGGCTATATCGAAGCCTTTGCCAATCTCTATCGCGACGCCGCCGAGATCATTCTATCGCACCGGGCGGGGGGGACACCCGACGCGGCGCTACTGGCGCGCGTCCCCGACGTCGTCGACGGTGCGCGCGGCGTGCAGTTCGTGGCGGCCGCCGTCGAATCGAACGCCGCCGGAGGCAGCTGGACCGACGCCCGCTTCGACTAG